attacaagtatctattaatttttgtgaatataTTCCTCTTACAGCTTTAAAATTTTCCGGAATAATTGCATATGGCGCCACTTTCGAGATTACTTTCCCATTGAGCTGATAAAAACCGTTGATTTGAGTCCCGACCGTAATTACATTTTGGCTAGTTTTCCACACGGAATTATCGGGTGAGtaggcaaatatttaaatttaaatataagtataaaaataatatattattttatttctcttcttTTCACAATTTCGGCAGTACGGGCATTTCATGCAATATGAGCAGTGATATTCGAAAATGGCTAGAGCTGTTTCCTGGTATACGGCCCAAGATTGGCACTCTGGATATGCATTTCTATACGCCCATTTTGCGTGAATTGCTTCGTTATTGGGGTCTGGTATCAGTGTCCAAGGATTCTTTAATGTATTATCTAACAAAATCAAATCATCCGAAACATGTTGATAATCTTGATGGTTTCACGTCGAATGCTGTAGCCATTTTGATTGGTGGTGCTCAAGAGGCGTTGGATTCGCATCCGGGCCGTTATATCATTACATTGAAAAGGCGCAAAGGTTTCGTTAAATTGGCTATACGCACTGGGTAAGTTAGAGTGGTTttgagttaaaaatttaatgattgattgattgtgaaaaacatgaaaaacctAAGGCATCTGTCGATAATCTGAAAAAGACCAAGAAATATTCCCCTTGAATCACGAGTGCTAATTTTGTTCGAAGGTTTGAATATATATCGTAAGTTCGACATTCTTATGTTAGAATAGGGTATGTGGGcttcttttaaaaaagaaatagttcACTTGACTTCCACCGACCCCCACTGTTCTTAAAGCATCCCGAACTTTAGGCGAATTCAGATAATCCTTCCGCTGTAGCAGAAGGGGTTTGTGTGTCACTACTATTCGGTAGAGCCCAAGTCCGAAACCCACTGGGGTATGAAACACTAaatgataaaatgttttttctaatagcggtcgccccttgaaaggcaatggcaaatatttgaatttattctctctaacatcaagacgcacgacaCAAATTGAAGGTGGTCCCTCCAGTGAAATTTTCTCTAAATAGTTCCGATTTTCTCCAGAAATTCGAAGCACTTTCTTCACAGTTTGGTCCATTTGTTCAAGTACTCTACTTCTTCCTTATCTCTAAATCTGTTATAGAAATCGGGCTTCGGACCACtacgattattaattttgagacCCTTGTAACTTCCCTGTTCCACGTTTATCCAGTGTCACTCAATGAGAAAGCAGTTCTATGTAGTTGTCCtcaatttgtgaaaataggatATTCAGTGGCTGATATGCTTGGACTCGGTTCCTCCAGCTTCGCCTCACACATTTTCTTTACGCACTCACCTACTTTTCCATTTTACGAAATACCACTACGCCCTGAGATTCAGTACAGATAGTCGAAGAGATTGTAGAGAtgttcgaaaatattttcagttggcCGGTGCCGATCCAAGCGACATGATTGCAGTTTGACTTTCAGCAAAGAAGACAAGTATTGAAGTAGCGAGATTTATCATACTTCGATATTTAATTCTTGGAACCAATTGCTCAGTAGATTTATTCCTAGGATTTCTTCTTCTGCCAATACGCTATTCCACATTTGttgaatgtgaaaaaaatgaaagactCTTACACATAGCAAGTTGTTTTTGCTCCAAGTTGGATTCCCATTTGCAGCCGAAGAGACGCCGTATACTCAATTGCGCTTTTCAGCTGGAACTCTATTTCCTCGGGTTCGTCTTCTCACTTCAGCTGTGTGGTTGCAACCCAGGGAATACGTGACCGAAGTATCATAGACAGTTTTAAGCTACTCGAATCGCATACGAAAGAACTGATTATGTAAAAACAGTCACTTATGTACATGGAGTTTTGCAAACGGCTCCTTTCTCCGAGAGGTGCTTCAACCGCAAGCAAAATAATCATATTTTCAAAGCGCGCTAATgactaatatatatttacttgtaCAAACGCCCCAACTTTGAAATGTCAATGTTTTACGTGCTGGTGGTGTCAGAGAAAGAGGAGAGGGGGTGCCCCTGTGTTGGAATGGCCAAATGGGGAAGAACGGGACCAAGCGTAGCGGTCCTTTGTTGAGCTCAAAATAATTTAGGTGGTTACAATTAAAAAGAAGTGGAAATTGTTAAGATTTCGATGGGATTGATATAAATTATGTGTATGCACAaggtggggcaaaattaatcatccaattttgttttcgaataactttttgctaaatagaagaaataatttgagtggtggaaatctttattttgacttttacgtgcTGCATTGCTAGTCTGTTTGAATACTGCAGCTGTGTATTtcagaagtgtcaaatatgattgccatACGACgaaaaactataaatcttccaatagagtaattaattttgcgccaccttgtatgtatgcacaacaGAATACAATATTCTTATTCTTCCTCCATatcattaagtgtttttttttcatggtaTATTTAGTCTGATGTTATATAGTAATAGCCCAGACAAGTCGGTGGCTTTAATCGGGATTAACaacttaattcggaattatctcaggaattaaATGCAACTATGCGGATCGCCAACTAGACTTAATTGTCATAAATTGAGCGGATtaggggaattttcgatggcaacattgccgaaaaatgacaGTTCATATgcattgtgaatgaaaaataatgaaaccttTAAAGAGAAGAGTAGAAAGACTTTCGGAGCAGTTTAAGAAATtgcaattaaagtttttttaataaataattatttcttagtatcagggcggctaatacccgtatttgttgcctgcggTCCACCTTGTACTGACAAAACTATTtaataagcaaatcagctgttcagtAACCCGCGTAGCAACCGTCCGTCACACTAAAATTTTAATCTGAGTTAACTGCGCTGGTAATTCCGATTAACGCCGCCGTCTAGGCTATAGGAATCTTATtagctatatatgtatatatatacagggtgatcgatatgaagtgttacctatttaTAAcagcataacttttttgtgtggaattagtttttaattgatttcaaagacaaaattgttcaaaaatgattacaattttaacatatattcacgttagctcgatatgaccaccttttgccttgactatagccttcaaacggtcaaaaaaccgaatgtgatcttgaggtttTTTGGCCCATTGTCGTATAATCgcatttttcagcgcatccatactggcatattttttaatccTCACCTTGCTccccaaaatggaccagatggaatagtccatcagacttgcgtctggcgaattcgaaagccattgtgtggacgaaataaAGTGtggaacattattttttaaccattcttggttcacacgagctttatgagacggtgccgagtcctgttggaacgtccatggtcaacgaccgaaatgtttgcgtgtccacggctctaaagcagcttctaaaacattttcccgataataagtcacattcactttgacaccaggctcgataaaaacgattggagagcgtccatcagcggtcactgcggcacaaaccattacttgcgatgggaaattgcttcgagtggccatacgcagcctcaaattctcgtatgagcgttcggtcaagtaaacacgatcgttttgaatgtttatgaactgcccaattgggaaattttttttatcagaaaacacaatgttaggaaattcgccacgctcgtgcaagcgcaacaactcctttgctctttcgcaccgaactttttttgctgaagtgaaagatcgtgtgctttttggaacttgtaagccttgaccttgagctcatttttcaatatgcctcgaatgctgtcttgcgatattttcagttctttagccatttttcttccacttcgacgtggatttcattcaagtcgagccttcactttccgaaccatttctggcgttgttgcggttttttttggtccacctctatagcgttttgcaatgctaccagtatcattgcaacgttttatagtgcgatacacaaacattttattcactttgaggtgactgagctcacaaacaatggctggttgtaattttctagccaaatattatataacgaaATCAcattattacgtttgaattccatcacagaaaaaaaaaatcaacaaaactgagtcgcaaatgcttttgatggcttataaacaatatattaaactgtgattagaacaattttgacgttgatgtcatgagctgttttacagaagCACTTCATATCGTTTACGTTCATATACgggatatataattggcgcgtacaacctttttgggtgtttggccgagctcctcctcctatttgtggtgtgcgtcttgacgttgttccacaaatggagggacttacagtctgaagccgactccgaaaggcagatattttttatgaggaactttttcatgacagaaatacactcagaggtttgccattccctgccaaggggcgaccggtattagaaaaaactttttcttcattttggtgtttcaccaagattcgaaccttaTTAGCTAGCCACGGTTTATTTTAAGCAACTTACGCTTTGTAtgcacttatatattatataaattgtcAGCTACTCCGCATAAGAACGGATCTTATCATACCAAATATTCCGTATCTTCGAACcctatatgatttttttgttttgaacacaGAAAATTATTAAGgattcaaaaattgaaaattcgtaGGTCAGACAGGTAAAgaaatgaaaggaaaattaatttaaatattttttttgtttttttttttgggtaaaattaaaaaaaaaattaaatatttttttattcctccGAAATTCTCTGGCATTCTGAAGTGAATCCATTCAAATGTCAcagaaatattgtatttaaaaaaattccataccTAAAATTTAAAGAtctgtattttgaaaatttgggaAAACCTTCCGGCCCACAATAACATTTGTAAAACCAATTACATTAGCTAATTCTCAAAACATTGGAATACCTCACACCAACTTTGATATTTCCGAGCCCTAATCTTAGCCCTTTAATCAGttgaaatagaaatttttgTGGGCGGGTGCGGTGTTTTCGGGGTAAGCCCCTGGtatttaaaagcaattaattCCTTAATTCACATAGAATCGCTTAGTAAATTTCCATTTTTCCCTTTCACAGTTCTCCCATTGTACCGACATTTTCGTTTGGCGAAGTGGAAATTTTCGATCAAGTCAATAATCCGCCCAATTCATGGCTGCGACGCTTCCAAACATTAACAAAAAGATTAACAGGCATATCGCCTTTGATTGTATTGGGACGTGGCTTCTTTCAATATACATTTGGATTTCTGCCCCGACGCAAGCATATCGTGCAAGTTGGTGAGTGAAAtcgaaaaaaagagaaattatgATTAcgtgtgttttatttaaatctaaattttcaaacatttttagttGGCACACCAATTGAGGTGGAGAAGAACGATTTGCCTGATCCTGAATATGTAGATAAAATTCACCAGCAAGTTATTGAGCAGCTGACAGAAATGTTTGATAAATACAAGGTGAAATATATAGAAAATGGCAAGAAAGTTAATTTAGTTATAACTTAAGTGAATAGTTCATATTTGTTACTTAGATTTTTAATTAAGTATGCTATCTATTTATGTATTGTGTTGTATGTGGAAAAAGTTATTGTGAATATAAAAGTAtgagtatgtatataaatactatgtatatatgtacataggttaACCATTTTTACATCAaatcagttatttatttttgatattggtcAAGTGGTGAGTTTATTTGCTGGTGAAACTATATTACTGGGTGATACTATATTACTTTTACTCCGTGTTGGTTAaggggttatttttttttttgttagtcaattgctttattttacaaaaattaaaacatataatTAATACATCAAGTCGAAAATTTGACTTtaggacaacaaaaaaaaaaaaaaaaaattaataattgcaaaagttatcaaGCTTGTGTGgggcccgtttctccagaagtctcttGCGGTAATCATCACatgtccttggagattcatctaaaatcaatcggacaagagaaaatAGTTTTACCAATAGaaaatcgaagcttttttttcaaaattaacaatatggcggcctcaggaaatatttttcagattttcgagaaaaaaaccgacaattaattgtttaaaaaaatcgaaattaaaaaaaaaaatccttcgatcaggctcgagttttttatgtttttcaaagaatttaattgaaatctaccaaacggtttttatgttacagtgatcaccatttcaaaaaacatagttttgagaaaaacgcatttaaagttttgctattgaTTTATGttgagttatacgaattatttaattacttacactgtgttatctattcctgggccatataatagttcttcagccgtcatagcaacttccaaaatatcgatttgctatatgtatatacatcaaAATTGACATTCATAACAACAAAACACCCGAGAAGTCggttgcttgcagctgctgctagctacttgctctcgaacgctccggagtgcccgagcgccctttgttaattgttaaataactcgaaaactatttgtcggattcacttccaattttcacacaatatttttaagatattatactttaagaaaatgcaacaaGAATCAAgttgtttgaaaattctgactacccctaaccccttaaagagtAATGACAAACTTACTAATTCTTGAGTTGCTTTAGTTACAAATTGCCAAGCGAATTTGTATTGCCACCTACATTTTCTGTTCGGCAATCTAttaccgccgtagccgaatggaatCGTGAGTGATTACAATTAGGTCGAATCTGTGTGCATGAatcatcaaatgatagaacaagttttttctaatatcggtcgcccgACAAGCACCATCAAAAGAAATACAGTCTGTCTCAGAAGAAAATAActggttttttcttgtaacttcaagatatatttcgttctgctttttgctgcataatagtcccactccaGGGCTACGACgctagtgctaactcaggttagtatcgttcgaaactttcccgtaaacgcaaccaaacaaaaatgagtgagaagtacgcgaagcgttttgcggcggtatttttatgcacgcattcgaaagagccgaaattatcttacgccgtggctgcaaaagtgattaaaaaataaaaaaagtttgttgtgatgtggaatcagcggtgtaaggtgtacaaaaatgttgatgacttttccgagcacggcttgaagcgagtgacgacaaaacagcaggataaagtgatcgtccaactttttaagcggggcccttctttgtgactaggCCAAACACacacaattcttgctaaaaagggaatggATGTGAGTagcaacaccatcgaacgtcgactgaaggaggcgaacatatcctactgtCCCACATCattaaaaccactgctctcagaaaaaaacattgagagaccacaaaacaagaaaatggcgccacagtattggactggtctttccagtccccagacgccaaccccattgaaaatgcgTAGGGagctatgaaaacgcatcttgccggaaggccagtccacgatttaaagcaactcgtgcgtgaagttcgcaaaatctagtcctgtttgtcgacgagctacgcagaaaagctggttcaaagcatgaaaaagatgccaggctatactcgaaaACGATGAAGTCTACAcggtttattgagtaattgcgactcgtagttttgtacatagttACTTtcgtgtaaaaaatttaaatatatatcttttatacttcatgaataatcgcttTTCCCTTTTTCTGCAACAGACTGttcatattgaccataacggtattaattgtaGCCTTCCGAGATAAAATGGTGTTATGAAAatgcttattggtttcacgctcaactGCGCCCCATACGTAGTTATCTAGTAGATTAAGGGCGTTGAGCGGCCATAAGTTCACTGATATGTggtaatggaaattttcagccatctAATCTTTTGCCGCCATCGCTCTGTGTGAAGGAGCAAAGTCTTGCTAAAAGATCTATGGGCTGTCACAGTGTACACTATCAATCCTGGGTTTCACTTCTGTCTTTTGAACCTCGATATATACAGCAGAATTCATTCGAAATCCTTGAATAAGTAATTGTGGTGgcattacatattttttgttgctcACCAAATCTAAACCCATAACAGAGGCTGGAAATGTCGAACAGGAACCTCCACGTAAACAAGACCCTTTTTAGGATTGGAACAGAGCCATATGTCATTTCTTCGTGGTTTTTTGGACCTCAATGATCGCTTTCATTTGTTGAATgaattctgcagatcggacaaTGTCAGAACGCTCCTCGtgttttttgagttttgcagTTCCAGTTCATGGCGAAccttatgaacgaatgaacgGACACACTTATGATAATTAGAGATTTTGCCATCGGTGTGATTTGCACATAAAACGACGATAACTGtatgtctcttcatttcttgagttatgTTGTAGTCCTTCATGTCTTAtcagaaaaagagcaaaaagtttccaaaaataaataaaatttttctgaaacttaTTGTTATTATGCGAAAACAAAAGATTGAATACCTCTGTTGATGAAAAAGAGcacagaaacaataaaaaatcatgttggAAAAAGTGTCCCGTGCGAGAgtgatcaaaattttatttaaaaaaatagtacaaatacatatattaaaaataaaagcaagccATTTATAAGATACGTCGATGCTCAACATTTTCCAAATAAGTCGCATTTAATTATTGCCTCAGGTTCGCTGATATCGGCGTTTGAATTGTTGGCCGCGAGAACCACTTCTGTTTTGTCTCGTGCGAATGAGTTGGTTTGAAGTTATCTGGAAGACTAAAAATTATCaccaattacaaataaaaataaattaataataaattaataaaaataaaaaaatttcagaatacagtttttttcagtttggaaGTGTGCGTAGGTCTCGTTCGACGTGATGGAGATGCCCATGTACTTGCGcattattttaaagaaacatAATAAATCTGatttgtttttaccatttttaattttattttatttttttgattttattttttatttatttttcaacattttcggtTCTTAGAATTAattcatatttataattttaaacatCTACAtttctttaactaaatttttgttttgtaaggtATAAAAGGAACAATGACATTTCTTTTATTGAATGTACGCTAATAAATATTTAGGTTGGACACATAAATTAATGCgtgattgaaaaaaatatttttaaatagtagtacattttttaattatgcctTTAATTGGTATTTTCGAGttgtcaaaattttatagcagTAGATTTTATTTACTGAAATGCATTCTGTGCAGTTGAAGGTTTCCTTtgtatagatacatatgtatatatgtattgtgaTAAGTATTTCATAATCGTATGCATAATATTCGAAATACATTTCCATatccttttttatatatatgtacgtatatatgctCATAAGGGTATAGTTTTAGAGTCTTTAAAAAACCAGTTGCGAAACtatgaaaaagaaatgaaaattatattgGACGCAGGCCtactttaaatttcaaaaatgcattATGTTAATCCTTCAAGGCCTAATCATGTTTTTTCAGAATCAGTCGCAGGGTATGGGTGCTGAGATTACTTAAGCTTTTATCTACCGTGAGTCAAACTTggtaataaatagaaaataatcgtataaaaaaatcattgacTTCTTTTCGcctaagaaaaaaatcaaaagaactTAGGAAGAGTTCAATTGTGGACttcttgaataaaaaacaacGTATTCCGGTAATGAGTGGACTGATGATATTAAAGTGGCATATCTTAGAACGCTTAGATCATTGATTGGCAAGATGCAAGGCAATCAAATTAGTTGTTTTTGCTATTAGGTGACTTTAGAAAAGTCATTGGAACCGTAATTTCTACTACAGCTTTTCTTTGAACAAGTCACATTACACCAACAATCACGAACGTAATAACTCGAACGTTAACACCAAAGCTGTATTacttttgatttaaataatgCCCTTGATGGAATTGAAATTTACCTTCTCTGATTCTGGTTGAATGCTTTAAAAAAGGAATATTTCATTAGCGATGAGTGTAGCGTGACCTTGGCACACACATGAAGGAAAACACTCAAATCGATTTCAGAGACATCTTAAATGACACCCAGAGCACGAGTTGGCCGAAAGCTACTTATCCGAAATCAAAAATTCAGCCAGTGTTTTAAACTATTGACTTGAGCTAAATCTGGATTACTAcgtactaccattcggaagtgcacaggtccAAAGCCccgggcacgaaacaccaattgatagaaaaagatttttcaaacaGCAGTCGCTGCTCAGCAAACAATGGCAAACCGGCCAATTGTATTTCCgtcatgaaaaaaactcctcataaaaaaccaaccACCATTTGGGACGGCGTAAAACCGCAGGTCCCTCCGTGTAGAAATACTTCAAGATGCACATcggaaataggaggaggagttcggatCACCACAAAAAGGGTGGAAGagacaattacatatatataggcactcagccttgaaatccaacaaagaatctctcttgccaacaagtgctactttggactaagtagggaaTTGAGTAGTAATGGGCAAGACTGCGGAAGATttctggacctttgcacgttggcgatggaacgatgagctgtatgagctctacgacgacatagacatagcgcagcgaataaagatccagcggctacgttggctgggtcatgtcgtccgaatggatacaagcgctccggctctgaaagtatgcggtaccagctggtggtagcagaggaagaggaaggcctcatttgcattggaaagatcaggtggagaaggacttggattcATATGGTGTATCCAAATGGCGCCGGTtagctggcgcgctttgttaaactcggccaaaatcgcgtaaacggttatcgcgccaatcaagaagaagaagaaaagacacacttttcaatttcatcTTCAATGGTCTTAGTCATCAGTCTTGTGTCTTCAGTCATCTTTACCTGTTATTTACTTCTGTAAAGTGTGAGTTCATCAGagttcgtgaccttagcgtagacttacattaaatttatatttttccacaaaaccTTGGAGATAAcgataaaatgaaatttaatttcaagaaatgcCCTTTTTTGTCTGACGTGGGCTTGTTGTTAtttcatttctgtttttttatttatgttttatttttattattttttttatttgattattattttttaattattaaacaaatttttatattaatttcaacGATCATCAATGCGATTTCTgatattgataaatatttttcaagaaaagtCCGTTTACTTtatgaacacacctcgtaaatGCTTGTGTGTTATAGATGAACAGTTCACAAAAAAAACcagttaagcaaaaaacaatggCAGCGTCATAATGTGGGGATTTGATATGAAGTAGGACCTATTAATCTCATGATCAATGAAATGGACAAATTATTTACAAGGATTTGCTTCATGAAGGGATGCTACCATTTGCTGAGGATAATATGCCACTtcaataaaacaacatttttacaaaataaatactgTTATGTTTAATGTTATGGGTTGGCCAGGTCACCCAACCATACCCCACTGAAAACCTTTGGGGAAGTTTAAGGAAGCGAATCGGGtaggaaatattcaaaaataagaacGATTTATGGGGAAAAACCAAAGAATTCCAGGAATCTGCTGCACTATTATTAATTCTATGCCA
The sequence above is drawn from the Anastrepha obliqua isolate idAnaObli1 chromosome 4, idAnaObli1_1.0, whole genome shotgun sequence genome and encodes:
- the LOC129245620 gene encoding 2-acylglycerol O-acyltransferase 2-A-like translates to MKIEWAPVHVPPRRRLQTLAAGLYVVIFMALPFLSLTITSLLLYYGNILWRLLILAYLTFIYFDHTRNFSDIHGNGFKIFRNNCIWRHFRDYFPIELIKTVDLSPDRNYILASFPHGIIGTGISCNMSSDIRKWLELFPGIRPKIGTLDMHFYTPILRELLRYWGLVSVSKDSLMYYLTKSNHPKHVDNLDGFTSNAVAILIGGAQEALDSHPGRYIITLKRRKGFVKLAIRTGSPIVPTFSFGEVEIFDQVNNPPNSWLRRFQTLTKRLTGISPLIVLGRGFFQYTFGFLPRRKHIVQVVGTPIEVEKNDLPDPEYVDKIHQQVIEQLTEMFDKYKVKYIENGKKVNLVIT